TGTTCAGTAAGCTCATGCTATAAACTTAATACTATTCTTCAGGCAAGCAAGCTGATCCGGCACAAACATTATGCGAAGTTAAAATTGTGGACTCTTCATGGTTGCATAGGTTTGAGAGGGAGGAAAATCTGGAGGGGCAAGTGGGCTAGTCCTCGGGTTTCTCATAGGAAAGCTTGGAGCATGGTTCATCTTGCGTTGTTAAAGGGAACAGTAGGCTTTGGTATCTGGTTCCTGATGGTGGATGTAGGTGGAAGATACTTGGCGCAGTTTTGCAACTCTCTTCAATGGATTAGGGAGACACCAGCTACAGCTTCCAAGTTTAATGTTCAGCAAGGAAGAAACATCCATTACGTATCCGAgccaaataaaatgatttataattatacttgaaaaaactcatatttatttatataactttGACACAGGTCTGGCGGGCATATCAACATTTAGAATTTATCCACAACTTTTCTATTCCCTCTTTTCATagctttttttttcctaaaaaccTTTAGAGAGTAAGTCTACCGTTTTatgtttttttcccctttttaagtCCCTCTCTTTTTCTTCCCAAATTCGAACGTCAAAAAGCTTCTCGGGGAGTTGATTGTAAAAATGTTTGAGGGAGAAGCTGAATATATGGAATTTGTTTGTTTGGAGAATGAGAATCATCATTTTGGGGGCTGTTTTTGTTTGTTGTAAGGAAAAAGATTGAATTGCAATTGAGTAATAAGGTAAATAACGATGAGAAGCAACCAAAGGGCTGAAAAAGCATGCCATCCGGAATATAGAAACAGGTGGAGGGAGGTTTAAATTTGGAAAACAAGGAGAGctatttttaaactaaaaaacaGGGTTTGAAAAGTAGgttgaaaaaagggaaaaattcaGGTGGACGTTGGTTAAACGAGTTTTTCGCCTGCTTTGTCTCTCTTCAATCCTCTAAATGTCTTTAAATTAGCAGTATTAGGAAGCCAAATGGCGGTAGGGGTGGATTCAAAAATTAATTTCAGGAAATCCTTTCACTTGCAGCCCATATGCCGTGCTCCACGGCAACTCCACCCCACATCTTCACTGTCTTCCTCCTCTTCTTTTGTATCTGGGCACCGATAACGCAGTCGGTGCCAGATGATTCGGGATTTCTACAATTACCTTCCGATGGGTTCATCAATGTTGATGAGAGTGGAGTCTGTGCAAGATTCACCAAGCCCGCGTCATGCCCAGTCAATTGCTTCCGAACGGAGCCAGTTTGCGGCGTTAATGGCGTCACATACTGGTGCGGCTGCGCCGATGCCTTCTGCGCCGGTACTCGCGTGGCCAAATTAGGATTTTGTGAAGTTGGGAGTGGAGGTAGCGCTTCCTTTTCGGGCCAAGTGCTGCTTTTGGTTCACATTGTCTGGCTGATCTTGCTGGGATTTTCTGTATTGTGTggtcttttctaattcttcaaaGGAGACAGATTTTGGTTCCTTATTTCTCATTCTTAACCCTTGTAAATGAGATTCTTTGGATTCAAATAAACAATTCCATTCATTTTTTAAGGCATAAATCCAATTTTGTACTTCTTGTTGTTTTATTCATGTGACAAAAAACTCCCATGAAATTCTAAGCTTGTAATTGAAAGACAACCTTTCTATTcataagaaagaaagagaaagaaaattttcaatccAAACTTACAACAATTCCATGAAACAGAATCTTCCCATTGCCTGAACTATTACCATATCCTTGCAATTCCCTTTCTTTAGGAATCATCCCCATTGTTGTTATTAGCGCACACGATTGATGCCTTTTGCAGCCTCAGTTTGTCGATTTCCTTTCCCAGATTATCCAAAATGGTATCCGTAACATGGTTCGGAGAACATCCTGCATCCAACATCATTTTTAAATATCTGTATGCATCCTTTAATTGACCAGCCTTGGTATGAACTTCGATAAGTGTattgtagctgatgatgtcgggGTTTATCCCACTAGACCTCATCTGTTCGAAAAGTTTGCTTGCTTCATTTATGTAACCAGCCTTTCCCAGGGCATTGATCAGGGTGTTATACATTACTAGGTCAAGATAACCACCCTGCTTCATTAATTTCTCCAGAATTGAACTTGCAATGTCTGCTCTTCCCATCTTCCCCAGGCCTTGAATTATCAGATTGTAGGTTGCTACATCTGTTGGGCACACTTTCTCATCCATTTCATTCAGGACACCCCATGCCTCATTAATATACCCCTTCTTGACAAATGAACTCATAATCGAGTTGTATGTGTAGCTAACAGGATCTACACCCATATCAGTGAATACTTCGAACAACTTGCAGGCTAAGCTCAGTTTCCCCTTGGCCAAAAATATAGATAAGAAAGTGTTCACCATATCAACATCAAAAGAACCAATCCCCTTTTCTTTAACTCTTTGCCCCCTCCTCAGCGAAAACAACCGTGAAGAATGTTCAGTTGACTTCACTTGATTAGCTAATTGATCCATATATGGTGATGATGACCACTGATCAGTTTCAATGAATGGCATCTTCGGATCCTTCTCATCACAATCTTTAGAATCAACATTATTGCCCATTGCTTGGCCAGCATAACTCCTTATCTCACTAAAATCTCCTCTGGATGGGAATAGAGGAGTGTTATCCTTTCTATTTTTAGGTGGATTTTTCATTAAAGCCTCCATATTTGCTTTCCACTTGAGAACATTGGGTACTAGATTGCCACCACGAATGTGCTTCATCAACCTCTCCGTCCAATCCCACCTACCTTGTTTATAGAATCCTACCAAGAGTGATGTTATAGTGACTAAATCAACAAGAAAACCTCTGTCTTCCATCTCTTCCACCAATTGTAGTGCCTCTTCAAGCTGACCTTCTCTACAAAGTTGCAACACAACTATGCTGTAAGTGACACCATCCACAAATTGCCCCTTCTTCTTCAAATCACAAAACAGAGTGTAAGCAGCTTCAGCCCTGCCATTCCTAAACAACCCATCTATCATAATATTGTAAGTCCAACACGAGGCCCTTACACCGTCCTGAACCATTTTCTCAAATAACTGACATGCTTCCATCAACTTCCTGGCCTTGAACAATCCATTCAGAAGAGAATTATACACAACGGTTTCTGGAGCAAACCCATTATACTGCATCTCactaaatattttcattgcaTCATTAATTTTGTATGATTTCGAGCACCCTTGAATAAGAATTCTATATGTAAACACATCAGGCTCATGGCCAGACACTTTTAACTCCTCCCACACAATTAAAGCATCTTTCACCTTGCCAACCGAGCAAAGTATGTGTATGAGACTGTTATAGGTACACAAATCAGGACCGAACGAACAGGAACTGGAACTCTGTTCCTTTTGTTTCATCTCTTTAAAAAGGCTCAAAGAAGCAGCCAAATCACCCCAGCACCCAAAGGTATGAATGCATATATTATAACCACATGTATCTAATTCAAAATCCTTTTTTTCTCTCAATTTATCaaaaatttgtttgaattctGCTCTCATGTCAGCTTTTTTGAGAGCAACAAGCAACTCGTTGATTGCAACGGATCCAGGAAGCGAACTAACAACAGAATTCCCATTATCATTGCCATTACAAGCTTCTAAAAGCTTACAGAACATAGATAAAGCCAAACCCACTTGGCCTTTTCTAGCTAAAGCCACGAGAACCGAATCATAAACACTAGCATTCAAGCAAGCACCCGATTC
The Gossypium hirsutum isolate 1008001.06 chromosome A07, Gossypium_hirsutum_v2.1, whole genome shotgun sequence genome window above contains:
- the LOC107953014 gene encoding pentatricopeptide repeat-containing protein At4g01570, with the translated sequence MRHGRTPISSFSSPLLKNPSIQLGNILLIASLAKTLLESGTRNLDPNSIPLSEPLVLHILRKNSLEPSKKLDFFNWCRSFKPNFKHSAVTYSHIFRTLCRSGFVEEVPNLLFLMKEDGVLVDSSTFKLLLDAFIRSGKFDTALEILDYMEESGACLNASVYDSVLVALARKGQVGLALSMFCKLLEACNGNDNGNSVVSSLPGSVAINELLVALKKADMRAEFKQIFDKLREKKDFELDTCGYNICIHTFGCWGDLAASLSLFKEMKQKEQSSSSCSFGPDLCTYNSLIHILCSVGKVKDALIVWEELKVSGHEPDVFTYRILIQGCSKSYKINDAMKIFSEMQYNGFAPETVVYNSLLNGLFKARKLMEACQLFEKMVQDGVRASCWTYNIMIDGLFRNGRAEAAYTLFCDLKKKGQFVDGVTYSIVVLQLCREGQLEEALQLVEEMEDRGFLVDLVTITSLLVGFYKQGRWDWTERLMKHIRGGNLVPNVLKWKANMEALMKNPPKNRKDNTPLFPSRGDFSEIRSYAGQAMGNNVDSKDCDEKDPKMPFIETDQWSSSPYMDQLANQVKSTEHSSRLFSLRRGQRVKEKGIGSFDVDMVNTFLSIFLAKGKLSLACKLFEVFTDMGVDPVSYTYNSIMSSFVKKGYINEAWGVLNEMDEKVCPTDVATYNLIIQGLGKMGRADIASSILEKLMKQGGYLDLVMYNTLINALGKAGYINEASKLFEQMRSSGINPDIISYNTLIEVHTKAGQLKDAYRYLKMMLDAGCSPNHVTDTILDNLGKEIDKLRLQKASIVCANNNNGDDS
- the LOC121232257 gene encoding uncharacterized protein, with product MPCSTATPPHIFTVFLLFFCIWAPITQSVPDDSGFLQLPSDGFINVDESGVCARFTKPASCPVNCFRTEPVCGVNGVTYWCGCADAFCAGTRVAKLGFCEVGSGGSASFSGQVLLLVHIVWLILLGFSVLCGLF